A single genomic interval of Methyloceanibacter caenitepidi harbors:
- the glsA gene encoding glutaminase A, whose amino-acid sequence MNKLDLIRGAPNADGGALAPIQDYLNEIHARVSKIEGGAPADYIPELGKVDPTLFGIAIATVDGQLYTVGDARVPFTIQSVSKPFMYGYALQHHGRPRVLQKVGVEPTGEAFNSIVLDEAANRPFNPMVNAGAIAVAEMMQGDTLKQRTNNMLELFSSLAARKIDIDEAVYKSELATGHRNRAIAYMMLNTAMIEHDPEEVLELYFRQCALSVTACDLAVMAATLANDGTNPVTDHKIFDTQYVRDVLTVMNSCGMYDYAGEWAYEVGMPAKSGVSGCIIAAIPGQIGICVYAPPIDSQGNSVRGIAVCQDMSREFQLHSFYNHTNVRSVLRRDYRADLVRSNRLRTLEERTLLAEEGRKIAVLEAQGALFFGSTEQLLRKLTELAENSKYIVVDFKRVHHADNAACKLIGRAVRAMANSGTELVFASIDTEGSLDRLTRVLSETAEGHALRQFRDADAALEWCEDQLLAGKGSSVGTKFSLNQINLFDGLTVEECRLVEGIVRPLVFDKGDVIMREGDPAKLFFVLARGTVSVEIKLHDKPGRHKRVASIGPGLTFGEMALLDGGTRSADVIANEKVICYGLGVEELHELAAEHPNVMITILGNLTREFSERLRHANEEISVLE is encoded by the coding sequence GTGAATAAACTTGATCTCATCCGCGGCGCGCCTAACGCGGACGGCGGGGCTCTTGCGCCTATTCAGGACTACCTGAACGAGATCCACGCACGTGTCTCGAAGATCGAGGGCGGCGCGCCGGCGGACTATATCCCCGAACTCGGCAAGGTCGATCCGACGCTGTTCGGCATCGCTATCGCCACGGTGGACGGCCAGCTCTACACGGTGGGCGACGCCCGTGTGCCGTTCACGATCCAATCCGTCTCCAAGCCGTTCATGTACGGCTACGCCCTGCAGCACCACGGGCGTCCGCGCGTCCTGCAGAAGGTCGGCGTGGAGCCGACGGGTGAAGCCTTCAACTCGATCGTCCTCGACGAGGCCGCCAACCGGCCCTTCAATCCCATGGTGAACGCAGGCGCGATCGCGGTTGCCGAGATGATGCAGGGCGACACGCTGAAGCAGCGCACCAACAATATGCTCGAACTGTTCTCGAGCCTCGCCGCGCGCAAAATCGACATCGACGAAGCTGTCTACAAGTCGGAGTTGGCGACCGGCCACCGCAACCGCGCCATCGCTTACATGATGCTCAACACGGCCATGATCGAGCACGACCCGGAGGAGGTGCTCGAACTCTACTTCCGCCAGTGCGCGCTCAGCGTCACCGCATGCGATCTGGCCGTCATGGCGGCGACGCTGGCCAATGACGGCACGAATCCCGTGACCGATCACAAGATCTTCGATACCCAATATGTGCGCGACGTCCTCACGGTGATGAACTCTTGCGGCATGTACGACTATGCCGGGGAATGGGCCTACGAAGTCGGCATGCCAGCAAAGAGCGGCGTGTCGGGATGCATCATCGCTGCGATCCCCGGGCAGATCGGAATCTGCGTTTACGCGCCCCCGATCGACAGCCAAGGAAACAGCGTCCGCGGCATTGCGGTGTGCCAGGACATGTCACGGGAGTTCCAGCTCCACTCCTTCTACAACCACACGAACGTCCGCAGCGTTCTGCGCCGTGATTATCGCGCCGATCTGGTCCGGTCGAACCGGCTGCGCACGCTGGAGGAGCGCACACTCCTCGCGGAGGAAGGGCGCAAGATCGCTGTGCTCGAGGCGCAAGGCGCCCTCTTCTTCGGCTCGACCGAGCAACTCCTGCGCAAGCTCACTGAGCTCGCCGAGAACTCGAAATACATCGTCGTCGATTTCAAGCGCGTCCATCATGCCGACAACGCAGCCTGCAAACTGATCGGCCGTGCGGTGCGCGCGATGGCCAATAGCGGCACCGAGCTCGTCTTTGCGTCCATCGACACCGAAGGATCGCTCGACCGGCTGACGCGCGTGCTGTCCGAGACGGCGGAAGGCCACGCCTTGCGCCAGTTCCGCGATGCGGACGCTGCGCTGGAGTGGTGCGAGGATCAGCTTCTGGCCGGCAAGGGCTCCAGTGTCGGCACCAAGTTCTCGCTCAATCAGATCAACCTGTTCGACGGTCTCACGGTCGAGGAATGCCGTTTGGTCGAAGGGATCGTGCGGCCCCTCGTCTTCGACAAGGGCGACGTCATCATGCGCGAGGGCGATCCTGCGAAGCTCTTCTTCGTGCTTGCGCGCGGGACGGTCAGTGTCGAGATCAAGCTTCACGACAAGCCCGGGCGGCACAAGCGCGTCGCCTCGATCGGGCCCGGCCTCACGTTCGGGGAGATGGCGCTGCTCGACGGCGGTACGCGCTCCGCCGACGTGATCGCGAACGAGAAAGTGATCTG
- a CDS encoding SspB family protein, whose amino-acid sequence MADDGIRYDLLTQDALRGVVREVLTQVQRDGLPGEHHLYIAFDTCAEGVSISKRLKEQYPEEMTIVLQYQFWDLFVWDERFEVKLSFANVPERLVIPFSAVKAFYDPSAQFGLQFGKPGAANDSARQHMASALPDVVSDQTDDRPGTEPPAEEATETEPVEVVMSRPPAEVVQLDNFRKK is encoded by the coding sequence ATGGCAGACGATGGAATTCGATACGATCTTCTGACACAGGACGCTCTGCGGGGCGTCGTTCGCGAAGTTCTGACACAAGTCCAACGCGATGGGCTCCCCGGCGAACACCATCTCTACATCGCCTTCGACACTTGCGCCGAAGGCGTTTCCATCTCCAAACGCCTGAAGGAACAGTACCCGGAGGAGATGACAATCGTCCTCCAGTACCAATTCTGGGACCTGTTCGTGTGGGACGAGCGCTTCGAAGTGAAGCTGTCCTTCGCCAATGTGCCCGAACGGCTGGTGATTCCCTTCAGCGCCGTGAAAGCCTTCTACGATCCGTCGGCGCAATTCGGTCTCCAGTTCGGAAAGCCGGGCGCAGCCAACGACTCGGCGCGCCAGCACATGGCCTCGGCCCTGCCCGACGTGGTGAGCGACCAGACCGACGACCGTCCGGGTACGGAGCCACCGGCCGAAGAAGCTACCGAAACCGAGCCGGTCGAGGTGGTGATGTCCCGGCCTCCGGCCGAGGTCGTGCAGCTCGATAATTTCCGCAAGAAGTAG
- a CDS encoding PepSY domain-containing protein, whose translation MRRLTVVLGLAACTTLGVLSATAYAQSISIEKVRQMAFDRGIVDLEEIEYKRRRNIWKVEGEDARGDDIEMHVDATTGRVIKMERD comes from the coding sequence ATGCGTCGTCTGACAGTTGTCCTCGGCCTTGCGGCCTGCACCACCCTCGGTGTCCTCTCCGCCACCGCTTATGCCCAGAGCATCAGCATCGAGAAGGTCCGGCAGATGGCCTTCGACCGCGGTATCGTCGACCTCGAAGAGATCGAATACAAGCGCAGAAGGAATATCTGGAAAGTCGAGGGTGAGGATGCCCGCGGCGATGATATCGAGATGCACGTGGATGCCACCACGGGCCGCGTCATAAAGATGGAACGCGACTAG
- a CDS encoding thymidylate synthase — MRQYLDLLSHVRHTGLRKEDRTGTGTLSLFGAQMRFDLSEGFPLMTTKKLHVKSIIHELLWFLQGSTNIHYLKEHGVRIWDEWADENGDLGPVYGKQWRSWPTPSGGEVDQIAALVEGIKQNPNSRRHIVSAWNVGEIPNMALPPCHCLFQFYVGGGRLSCQLYQRSADIFLGVPFNIASYALLTHMVAQVTGLEPGDFVHTFGDVHLYLNHLEQADEQLSREPRQRPRLDINPEVTSLFDFVYDDFKIVGYDPHPAIRAEVAV, encoded by the coding sequence TTGCGCCAATATCTCGACCTTCTGTCTCATGTCCGCCATACGGGCCTCCGCAAGGAGGACCGGACCGGCACCGGCACACTGAGCCTGTTCGGGGCACAAATGCGCTTCGACTTGAGCGAGGGGTTCCCGCTCATGACCACCAAGAAGCTGCATGTGAAATCGATCATCCATGAGCTTTTGTGGTTCCTGCAGGGCTCGACGAATATTCACTATCTCAAGGAACATGGCGTCAGGATTTGGGACGAGTGGGCCGACGAGAACGGCGATCTCGGGCCGGTCTACGGCAAGCAGTGGCGCTCATGGCCGACCCCGTCGGGGGGCGAGGTCGATCAGATCGCGGCTCTGGTCGAGGGCATCAAGCAGAACCCCAATTCGCGGCGCCATATCGTCAGCGCCTGGAATGTCGGCGAGATTCCCAACATGGCGCTCCCGCCCTGCCACTGCCTGTTCCAGTTCTACGTGGGCGGCGGGCGGCTGTCGTGCCAGCTCTACCAGCGATCCGCCGACATCTTCCTCGGCGTTCCCTTCAACATCGCGTCCTACGCGCTTCTCACGCATATGGTCGCGCAGGTCACCGGGCTCGAGCCGGGCGACTTCGTGCACACGTTCGGGGATGTGCATCTTTATCTGAACCATCTGGAGCAGGCCGACGAACAGCTTTCGCGGGAGCCACGGCAGCGGCCGCGGCTCGATATCAATCCCGAAGTGACGTCGCTGTTCGACTTCGTCTACGACGACTTCAAGATTGTCGGCTACGACCCCCATCCGGCGATTCGCGCCGAGGTGGCGGTTTGA
- a CDS encoding dihydrofolate reductase: MTQEPAEGSPAIALVVAMGENRAIGLNGGLPWHLRSDMKFFRSVTMGKPVVMGRLTFESLPRVLDGRLNIVMTRNGSVTAPGVVVVRDLAAALDEARRWAAKEGADEIAVIGGEAVFAEVLPQADRIYLTEVHAAPEADTWFPELDPDAWREVSREAFEAGPKDDYDFSIVVLERV, translated from the coding sequence TTGACCCAAGAGCCAGCGGAGGGTTCCCCGGCCATCGCCTTGGTCGTCGCCATGGGCGAGAATCGGGCGATCGGCCTGAATGGCGGGCTGCCCTGGCACTTGCGGTCCGACATGAAATTCTTTCGCAGCGTGACCATGGGCAAACCGGTCGTCATGGGGCGCTTGACCTTCGAATCGCTGCCGCGGGTCCTCGATGGCCGTCTCAACATCGTCATGACCCGGAACGGCTCTGTCACGGCGCCCGGCGTCGTCGTGGTGCGGGACCTTGCAGCGGCGCTGGACGAGGCGCGCCGTTGGGCCGCGAAAGAGGGCGCCGACGAAATTGCCGTGATCGGCGGGGAGGCGGTCTTCGCCGAGGTCCTGCCGCAGGCCGACCGGATCTATCTCACCGAGGTCCACGCCGCCCCGGAGGCTGACACCTGGTTCCCGGAACTCGACCCGGACGCGTGGCGGGAAGTTTCGCGGGAAGCTTTCGAGGCCGGCCCGAAGGACGACTACGATTTCAGCATCGTGGTCCTGGAGCGGGTTTGA
- the hflK gene encoding FtsH protease activity modulator HflK: MPWSNQSGGGGNNGPWGPRPGGPGGGSQQPDLEDILRKSQDKLRQAMPGGGGGWLLPGVLAVLVAVVIGFFGFFVRVNTDEVGIVLRFGEYVRQLPPGLHVRLPYPIEEVLLPKVTRANRIEIGMRSAQGGGLSVRDVPEESLMLTGDENIVDIDFVVVWKISDAPDYLFNIQNPEGTVKDVSESAMREIVGQSDIEPILTSSRAETEGKVQELIQRTLDGYKAGIEITQVQLQKVDPPAQVIDAFRDVQAARADEERLQNEAQAYANRVVPEARGEAERILQNAQGYRDQVIAEAKGEAERFEKVLQEYEKAPDVTRQRIFIDTMKEVFSNTDKIIIDKDGGGGVVPYLPLTELQKRPPQSPASSTPAPSLQTGGQQ, encoded by the coding sequence ATGCCTTGGAGCAATCAGAGCGGCGGTGGCGGCAATAACGGGCCCTGGGGCCCGCGGCCGGGCGGTCCCGGCGGTGGCAGCCAGCAACCTGATCTGGAAGACATTCTGCGCAAAAGCCAAGACAAGCTGCGCCAGGCCATGCCCGGCGGCGGCGGTGGCTGGCTGCTGCCAGGCGTCCTGGCCGTGCTCGTCGCCGTTGTGATCGGGTTTTTCGGTTTCTTCGTCCGGGTGAACACGGACGAGGTCGGCATCGTTCTCCGCTTCGGCGAGTATGTACGCCAGCTTCCGCCCGGCCTGCATGTCCGCCTGCCGTATCCCATCGAGGAGGTTCTGCTTCCGAAGGTGACGCGCGCCAACCGTATTGAGATCGGTATGCGCTCCGCTCAAGGCGGCGGGCTTTCGGTACGGGATGTGCCCGAGGAGAGCCTGATGCTCACGGGCGACGAGAACATCGTCGATATCGATTTCGTCGTCGTCTGGAAGATCAGCGACGCACCCGACTATCTCTTCAACATCCAGAATCCCGAAGGCACCGTGAAAGACGTCTCGGAGAGCGCCATGCGTGAGATCGTCGGCCAGAGCGACATCGAGCCGATTCTGACGTCGTCTCGCGCCGAGACCGAAGGCAAGGTGCAAGAGCTCATTCAGCGTACGCTCGACGGCTACAAGGCCGGCATCGAGATCACGCAGGTTCAGCTTCAGAAGGTCGATCCGCCAGCGCAAGTCATCGATGCGTTCCGCGACGTGCAGGCGGCCCGTGCCGACGAGGAGCGTTTGCAGAACGAGGCGCAAGCCTATGCGAACCGGGTCGTCCCGGAAGCCCGCGGTGAGGCCGAACGGATCCTCCAAAACGCCCAAGGCTATCGCGATCAGGTCATCGCCGAAGCAAAGGGTGAGGCAGAGCGCTTCGAGAAGGTACTGCAGGAATACGAGAAGGCGCCCGACGTGACGCGGCAGCGCATCTTCATCGACACGATGAAGGAGGTCTTCTCCAACACCGACAAGATCATCATCGACAAGGATGGCGGCGGTGGCGTGGTGCCTTATTTGCCGCTCACGGAGTTGCAGAAGAGGCCGCCGCAATCGCCGGCGTCGTCCACGCCGGCTCCCTCGCTCCAGACGGGAGGGCAGCAGTAA
- the hflC gene encoding protease modulator HflC gives MKKATLTLILLLFGILAIGAYLTLFTVYQTQQALVLEFGKAKRVIDDPGLNYKIPFIQNVVFFDKRLLDLDSAPQEVIAADQKRLVVDAFARWRITNPLLFYQSVDNEFNARTRLSDFLEAALRRVLGSASFEAVVRDDRNELMRRITNEMNENAQKFGMTVVDVRIKRADLPEANSLAIFRRMQTERQREAAEIRAEGEEASRRIRADADRQVTVVKAEATGESERIRGAGDAEKNRVFAEAFGKDPDFFAFYRSMQAYESALQSGDTRMLLSPDSQFFQYFNDATGAARGASSSMPKGDKSAVSRPLNSTP, from the coding sequence ATGAAAAAGGCAACTCTGACGCTCATTCTGCTGCTGTTCGGCATCTTGGCCATCGGCGCCTATCTGACGCTGTTCACCGTTTACCAGACGCAGCAGGCGCTGGTTCTCGAGTTCGGTAAGGCGAAGCGGGTCATCGATGACCCGGGTCTGAACTACAAGATCCCGTTCATTCAGAACGTGGTCTTCTTCGACAAGCGGCTGCTCGATTTGGATTCGGCACCGCAGGAAGTCATTGCCGCCGATCAGAAGCGCCTCGTCGTCGACGCGTTCGCGCGTTGGCGCATCACCAATCCGCTGCTGTTCTACCAATCGGTGGACAACGAGTTCAACGCACGGACGCGGCTCAGCGACTTCCTCGAAGCCGCCCTCCGCCGTGTCCTCGGTTCGGCGAGCTTCGAAGCCGTCGTGCGAGACGACCGCAACGAGCTGATGCGGAGGATCACCAACGAGATGAACGAGAACGCCCAGAAGTTCGGCATGACGGTTGTCGATGTCCGGATCAAGCGGGCGGATCTTCCGGAGGCCAACAGCCTCGCCATCTTCCGCCGGATGCAGACGGAACGTCAGCGCGAGGCCGCGGAGATCCGAGCCGAGGGTGAGGAAGCGTCCCGCCGCATTCGCGCCGACGCCGACCGTCAGGTGACGGTGGTGAAGGCCGAAGCGACCGGCGAATCCGAGCGGATTCGCGGTGCGGGCGACGCGGAGAAGAACCGCGTCTTCGCCGAGGCGTTCGGCAAGGACCCCGACTTCTTCGCCTTCTACCGCTCCATGCAGGCCTACGAGAGCGCCTTGCAGTCTGGCGATACGCGGATGCTTCTGAGCCCCGATTCGCAGTTCTTCCAGTACTTCAACGACGCTACGGGTGCCGCGCGCGGCGCTTCGTCCAGCATGCCGAAAGGGGACAAGAGCGCCGTCAGCCGGCCCTTGAATTCGACGCCCTAG
- a CDS encoding DUF2065 domain-containing protein, translating into MNDLGVAIGLVLVIEGLIWALAPRFGRRLLEAASDTPEQSLRLAGTFAVAVGVLLVWLIRG; encoded by the coding sequence ATGAATGACCTGGGAGTGGCCATCGGTCTCGTCCTGGTGATCGAGGGCCTCATCTGGGCCCTCGCACCCCGGTTCGGGCGCCGGCTCCTGGAAGCCGCCTCGGACACACCTGAGCAGTCCTTGCGGCTGGCGGGCACGTTCGCAGTGGCGGTGGGTGTCCTCCTCGTTTGGCTGATCAGGGGCTGA
- a CDS encoding Do family serine endopeptidase, with product MSGRNGQNWARRCRDICAAIVFSAIGLSITLGFAALLAPSPGFAKGPVSVADIAEGLQDAVVNISTTQTLKERNGGSPNRKGPKTSPFDELFDDFFDEEGPDGSPRKVSSLGSGFVIDPAGLIVTNNHVIEGADEIIVNFTDGSKLKVIKILGHDPETDLALLQVKPRKPLKAVTFGDSSILRVGDWVMAIGNPFGLGGSLTVGVVSAVKRDINAGPYDDFIQTDAAINRGNSGGPLFNMDGQVVGVNTAIISPTGGSIGIGFAVPSNTAVRVLNQLKEFGETRRGWLGVHVQNITEEMASTLGLEEPRGALVASVSPEGPAGNAGIKPRDVILDFGGQSIRNMRDLPRAVARGTVGADVPLKVLRDGEILSLTVTLGQLPVSEDDEDIEPEDSDGARELLGLTIEPLTADLRAKFAISGTVEGVVVTAVAPDSPAAKKRIEVGDVIVEVTQEAVHRPEEVVARLRAVEKSGRRKILFLLANTDGDLRLVNVPIS from the coding sequence ATGTCCGGACGAAACGGCCAGAACTGGGCTCGTCGTTGTCGGGACATTTGTGCCGCGATTGTCTTCAGTGCCATTGGCCTAAGCATCACCCTCGGGTTTGCCGCGCTCTTGGCGCCGTCGCCCGGTTTTGCAAAGGGTCCCGTATCCGTCGCCGACATCGCCGAGGGTCTCCAGGACGCCGTCGTCAACATCTCGACGACTCAGACCCTCAAGGAGCGGAACGGGGGCTCGCCCAATCGGAAGGGACCGAAGACCAGCCCCTTCGACGAATTGTTCGATGACTTCTTCGACGAAGAGGGCCCCGACGGTTCGCCGAGAAAGGTCAGTTCGCTCGGATCGGGTTTCGTGATCGATCCGGCGGGGCTGATCGTCACCAACAACCACGTGATCGAAGGCGCCGACGAAATCATCGTGAATTTCACCGACGGCTCCAAGCTGAAGGTCATCAAGATCCTCGGTCATGACCCGGAGACCGATCTCGCCCTCCTGCAGGTTAAACCGCGCAAGCCGCTCAAGGCGGTCACGTTCGGGGATTCCTCCATCCTGCGCGTGGGTGATTGGGTGATGGCGATCGGCAATCCCTTCGGGCTCGGCGGCAGCCTGACCGTTGGCGTCGTCTCCGCCGTCAAACGAGATATCAACGCGGGACCCTACGACGATTTCATTCAGACCGACGCGGCGATCAATCGCGGCAATTCAGGTGGTCCCTTGTTCAACATGGACGGCCAGGTCGTGGGCGTGAATACCGCAATCATCTCGCCGACGGGCGGATCGATCGGTATTGGCTTCGCGGTACCGTCCAACACGGCCGTCCGCGTCCTGAACCAGTTGAAGGAGTTCGGCGAGACGCGCCGCGGCTGGCTGGGCGTGCACGTTCAAAACATCACCGAAGAGATGGCATCGACGCTGGGCCTGGAAGAGCCGAGGGGGGCTTTGGTGGCCTCTGTCTCTCCCGAAGGACCTGCAGGGAACGCCGGAATCAAGCCGCGCGACGTTATTCTCGACTTCGGCGGACAATCCATCCGTAACATGCGCGACCTGCCGCGCGCGGTTGCAAGGGGCACGGTCGGAGCGGACGTACCCCTCAAGGTTCTTCGCGATGGGGAGATCTTGAGCCTCACAGTGACGCTCGGCCAGTTGCCAGTATCGGAGGACGACGAGGACATCGAGCCTGAAGACTCCGATGGTGCCAGAGAACTCCTTGGACTTACGATCGAGCCGTTGACGGCGGATCTGCGGGCCAAGTTCGCTATCAGCGGGACCGTTGAGGGGGTCGTGGTGACGGCGGTTGCTCCGGACAGTCCGGCGGCGAAGAAGCGCATAGAAGTCGGCGACGTCATCGTCGAGGTAACGCAGGAAGCCGTCCATCGGCCGGAGGAGGTTGTTGCCCGGCTGCGTGCCGTCGAGAAATCGGGGCGGCGCAAGATCCTGTTTCTTCTCGCGAACACGGACGGCGATTTGCGTCTCGTCAACGTCCCGATAAGCTGA
- the miaA gene encoding tRNA (adenosine(37)-N6)-dimethylallyltransferase MiaA: protein MFDAVLIAGPTASGKSAAALALADRLGGAIVNADSMQVYRELEILTARPSAAETARVPHHLYGTVPGREAYSVGRWAGEAATAIEQARAAGHVPILVGGTGLYFMALLRGLSPVPDIPGDLRQRWRTFAATAPASELHAALADRDPLMAARLDPSDTQRLVRALEVVEATGVSLAEWQETEGEPVLRDEGLLKLVVAPERDVIYAAIDARFDSMLERGALAEVEALTNLDLDPGLPIMRACGVPELTCHLAGAMTLDEAAEKAKTSSRRYAKRQMTWARRFMADWTWVPNSEAALEPGLMQGTTES from the coding sequence GTGTTTGATGCCGTTCTCATTGCCGGACCTACCGCCAGCGGCAAGTCGGCGGCGGCCCTGGCGCTGGCCGATCGCTTGGGCGGCGCGATCGTCAACGCCGATTCCATGCAGGTCTACCGCGAGCTCGAGATATTGACCGCGCGACCCAGTGCGGCGGAGACGGCGCGTGTCCCTCACCATCTCTACGGCACCGTGCCCGGACGCGAGGCCTATTCCGTCGGGCGCTGGGCTGGCGAAGCGGCTACCGCAATCGAACAAGCGCGCGCCGCCGGACACGTGCCGATCTTGGTCGGCGGGACTGGGCTCTACTTCATGGCGCTGCTGCGAGGGCTGTCGCCGGTTCCCGACATTCCGGGCGACCTCCGGCAGCGCTGGCGCACCTTCGCGGCCACAGCGCCCGCCAGCGAACTTCACGCCGCTTTGGCGGATCGGGACCCACTCATGGCCGCACGTCTCGATCCCTCGGACACGCAGCGTCTCGTGCGCGCCCTCGAGGTCGTCGAAGCAACGGGCGTGTCGCTTGCCGAGTGGCAGGAAACGGAGGGTGAACCGGTTCTTCGTGACGAGGGTCTGCTGAAGCTCGTGGTCGCGCCGGAGCGGGATGTGATCTATGCCGCCATCGACGCCCGCTTCGACTCCATGCTCGAGCGTGGCGCGCTCGCGGAGGTCGAGGCGCTGACCAATCTCGACCTCGATCCGGGACTTCCTATCATGCGGGCTTGCGGCGTTCCCGAGCTCACATGCCATTTGGCCGGAGCTATGACCTTGGATGAGGCGGCGGAGAAGGCAAAGACGTCGAGCCGGCGCTACGCCAAGCGCCAGATGACTTGGGCGCGGCGGTTCATGGCCGATTGGACCTGGGTCCCGAACAGCGAAGCCGCCCTCGAACCAGGCCTCATGCAAGGGACAACGGAAAGCTAG
- a CDS encoding potassium transporter Kup produces the protein MQQSASSEPAVANGNGHGHEATNAPITSRAFWALTFGSIGVVYGDIGTSPLYALREAVLAAGGSYGAVTEAAVFGVLSLIFWSLIIVVTLKYVVLLLRADNNGEGGTLALTALAFTALGKRTPLVLGLGIIGAAMFYGSTLITPALSVLSAVEGLNVATDAFEPYVLPITVIILIALFSVQSHGTARVSALFAPITTVWFLVIAIAGAVEIAEYPRIFLALNPYYGLKFLFTHGMIGLITLGAVFLVVTGSEALYNDLGHFGRRPIQTAWFILVLPALLLNYFGQGALVLAHPDALSNPFFLLFPDWALYPMVALATMATAIASQAVITGAYSITRQAMQLGLLPRMEVRHTSESQAGQIYMPRVNWLLLTGVLLLVFMFRSSSELASAYVLAVATTEWVAGILGFIVIWQLWRWKLYWAIALMAPLTFVDTAFVMASMLKLVEGAWLPVLVGMMLILVMLTWMRGTKLLAQKTRRIEVPFEPLIKSLESKPPHLVPGTAMFLSADPEFAPTALLHNLKHNKVLHEHNVILTIKNEDIPRVAPQDRVQLEPVSDKFMRMTLHFGFVERPNVPKALAIARRKGWQFDIMSTSFFLSQRTVRPDPRSGMPQWQDRLFVYLAHNADDASAYFQLPTDRVVAIGTQVTV, from the coding sequence ATGCAGCAGTCCGCATCGTCAGAACCGGCCGTTGCCAACGGCAATGGCCACGGCCATGAGGCGACGAACGCGCCCATAACGAGCCGCGCATTCTGGGCGCTGACGTTTGGGTCGATCGGCGTCGTCTATGGCGACATCGGCACGAGCCCCCTTTACGCCTTGCGCGAGGCTGTCCTCGCGGCCGGCGGATCCTACGGGGCCGTCACGGAGGCCGCCGTGTTCGGCGTGCTGTCGCTGATCTTTTGGTCGCTGATTATCGTCGTCACGCTGAAATACGTGGTGCTGCTCCTCCGCGCAGACAATAATGGCGAAGGCGGCACCTTGGCCTTGACCGCACTCGCGTTCACCGCGCTCGGCAAACGCACGCCGCTCGTGCTGGGCCTCGGCATTATCGGCGCGGCGATGTTCTACGGCTCCACGCTGATCACGCCGGCCCTGTCGGTACTGTCGGCCGTCGAAGGCCTCAACGTCGCGACGGACGCGTTCGAGCCCTACGTGCTCCCGATCACCGTGATTATTCTGATCGCGCTGTTCTCGGTGCAGAGCCACGGGACGGCGCGTGTCTCGGCTCTGTTCGCGCCCATCACCACCGTGTGGTTTCTGGTGATCGCAATCGCAGGCGCCGTCGAGATCGCCGAGTACCCACGCATCTTTTTGGCGCTGAACCCCTATTACGGCCTCAAGTTTCTTTTCACCCACGGCATGATCGGCCTCATCACCCTTGGCGCGGTGTTTCTGGTCGTGACCGGATCCGAGGCGCTCTACAACGATCTTGGACATTTCGGCCGGCGGCCGATCCAGACGGCTTGGTTTATTCTGGTGCTGCCGGCCCTGCTCCTGAACTATTTCGGTCAAGGTGCGCTGGTGCTTGCGCATCCGGACGCTCTTTCGAACCCGTTCTTCCTGCTATTTCCGGACTGGGCGCTCTATCCCATGGTCGCCCTGGCGACGATGGCGACCGCCATCGCCAGCCAGGCCGTGATCACGGGCGCCTACTCAATCACACGGCAAGCCATGCAGCTTGGCCTGCTACCCCGCATGGAAGTGCGGCACACGTCGGAATCGCAGGCTGGCCAGATCTACATGCCGCGCGTGAACTGGCTGCTGCTCACCGGCGTCCTGCTGCTCGTGTTCATGTTCCGCTCGTCGAGTGAGCTTGCGTCCGCCTACGTCCTTGCCGTGGCGACGACCGAATGGGTCGCTGGCATCCTCGGCTTCATCGTCATTTGGCAGCTGTGGCGCTGGAAGCTGTATTGGGCGATTGCCCTGATGGCGCCCCTGACGTTCGTCGATACTGCGTTCGTAATGGCCAGCATGCTGAAGCTCGTCGAGGGGGCTTGGCTGCCGGTGCTCGTCGGCATGATGCTGATCCTGGTCATGCTCACCTGGATGCGCGGCACCAAGCTGCTGGCTCAGAAGACCCGCCGCATCGAGGTTCCCTTCGAGCCCTTGATCAAGAGCCTCGAAAGCAAACCGCCGCATCTTGTGCCAGGAACCGCCATGTTCCTGAGTGCCGATCCGGAGTTCGCGCCGACTGCGCTCCTGCATAACCTCAAGCACAACAAGGTGCTGCACGAGCACAACGTCATCCTCACCATCAAGAACGAGGACATCCCGCGCGTCGCGCCGCAGGACCGCGTTCAGCTGGAACCGGTGAGCGACAAGTTCATGCGGATGACATTGCATTTCGGTTTCGTGGAACGTCCGAACGTTCCGAAGGCTCTCGCGATCGCCCGCCGGAAAGGCTGGCAGTTCGACATCATGTCGACGTCGTTCTTCCTGTCTCAACGCACCGTACGGCCGGACCCGCGATCCGGCATGCCGCAATGGCAGGATCGGCTCTTTGTCTATCTCGCGCACAACGCGGACGATGCGTCGGCCTATTTCCAATTGCCGACCGACCGGGTCGTCGCCATTGGCACCCAGGTGACCGTCTAG